One genomic segment of Pseudomonas chlororaphis subsp. aurantiaca includes these proteins:
- a CDS encoding benzoate/H(+) symporter BenE family transporter, with protein MSDASLAPLRPLADTSPSAVVAGFIAMMTGYTSSLVLMFQAGQAAGLTSGQISSWIWAISIGMAVCSIGLSLRYRTPITVAWSTPGAALLITSLSGVSYGEAIGAYITCAVLVTICGLTGSFERLVKRIPASLAAALLAGILFKIGSEIFVAAQHRTGLVLGMFFSYLLVKRLSPRYAVLAALLIGTALAGVMGLLDFSEFHLEVATPVWTTPHFSLAATISIGIPLFVVAMTSQNMPGVAVLRADGYNVPASPLVTTTGIASLLLAPFGSHGINLAAISAAICTGPHAHEDRNKRYTAAVWCGIFYGIAGVFGATLAALFAALPKELVLSIAALALFGSIINGLSIAMSQVKEREAALITFMVTASGLTLFSVGSAFWGIVAGVLTLVILNWNNE; from the coding sequence ATGTCCGACGCCTCCCTCGCGCCGTTACGCCCCCTGGCCGATACTTCGCCCTCGGCCGTAGTCGCCGGTTTCATCGCCATGATGACCGGCTACACCAGCTCCTTGGTGCTGATGTTCCAGGCCGGACAAGCCGCCGGGCTGACCAGCGGGCAGATTTCCTCCTGGATCTGGGCCATCTCCATCGGCATGGCCGTGTGCAGCATCGGTCTGTCCTTGCGCTACCGCACCCCGATCACCGTCGCCTGGTCGACCCCCGGCGCCGCGCTGCTGATCACCAGCCTGTCCGGGGTGAGCTACGGCGAAGCCATCGGCGCCTATATCACCTGCGCGGTGCTGGTGACCATCTGCGGCCTGACCGGCAGTTTCGAACGCCTGGTCAAGCGCATCCCGGCCTCGCTCGCCGCAGCACTGCTGGCGGGCATCCTGTTCAAGATCGGCAGCGAGATCTTCGTCGCGGCGCAGCACCGGACCGGCCTGGTGCTGGGCATGTTCTTCAGTTATCTGCTGGTCAAGCGCCTGTCGCCACGCTACGCGGTGCTCGCCGCGCTGTTGATCGGCACCGCGCTGGCCGGAGTGATGGGCCTGCTGGACTTCAGCGAGTTCCACCTGGAAGTCGCCACGCCGGTGTGGACCACTCCGCACTTCTCCCTGGCGGCGACCATCAGCATCGGCATTCCGCTGTTCGTGGTGGCCATGACCTCGCAGAACATGCCCGGGGTCGCGGTGCTGCGCGCCGACGGCTACAACGTGCCAGCCTCGCCTCTGGTCACCACCACCGGTATCGCTTCCCTGCTGCTGGCGCCCTTCGGCTCCCACGGCATCAACCTGGCGGCCATCAGCGCGGCGATCTGCACCGGCCCCCATGCCCACGAAGACCGCAACAAGCGCTACACCGCGGCGGTCTGGTGCGGGATTTTCTACGGCATCGCCGGGGTCTTCGGCGCCACCCTGGCGGCCTTGTTCGCGGCACTGCCCAAGGAGCTGGTGCTGTCGATCGCCGCCCTGGCGCTGTTCGGCTCGATCATCAACGGCCTGAGCATCGCCATGAGCCAGGTGAAGGAACGCGAGGCGGCCCTGATCACCTTTATGGTGACGGCCTCGGGCCTGACCCTGTTTTCCGTCGGCTCGGCGTTCTGGGGAATCGTGGCCGGCGTGCTGACCCTGGTGATCCTGAACTGGAACAACGAATAA
- a CDS encoding GntR family transcriptional regulator, with the protein MNEQLQPLKKQPRAGKAGRSGTQDDIVYAHIFEAILEQRLAPGTKLSEEALGEIFGVSRTIIRRALSRLAHEGVVLLRPNRGAVVASPSVEEARQVFMARRLVERAITELAVQHATAEQLAELRQMVNDERDSFSRGDRGAGIRLSGEFHLKLAEAAKNAPLISFQRSLVSQTSLIIAQYESGNRSHCSYDEHTQLIDAIEARDAELAVTLMMHHMDHIDSKLNLDEESASDDLHAVFSHLLQTKKPGRSPAKL; encoded by the coding sequence ATGAACGAACAGTTGCAACCCCTCAAGAAACAACCGCGAGCAGGCAAGGCCGGGCGCAGCGGGACCCAGGACGATATTGTCTACGCGCATATCTTCGAGGCCATCCTCGAACAGCGCCTGGCGCCCGGCACCAAGTTGAGCGAAGAGGCGCTGGGGGAAATTTTCGGGGTCAGCCGTACCATCATTCGTCGTGCGCTGTCGCGCCTGGCCCATGAGGGCGTGGTGTTGCTGCGGCCCAATCGCGGCGCGGTAGTGGCCAGCCCGAGTGTCGAGGAAGCCCGCCAGGTGTTCATGGCGCGCCGGCTGGTGGAACGGGCGATCACCGAGCTGGCGGTGCAGCACGCCACGGCCGAGCAGCTTGCCGAGCTGCGGCAGATGGTCAACGACGAGCGCGACAGCTTCTCCCGCGGCGATCGCGGCGCCGGTATCCGGTTGTCGGGTGAATTCCACCTGAAGCTTGCCGAGGCGGCGAAGAATGCCCCGCTGATCAGCTTCCAGCGCAGCCTGGTCTCGCAGACGTCGCTGATCATCGCCCAGTACGAAAGCGGCAACCGCTCGCACTGTTCCTACGATGAGCACACCCAGTTGATCGACGCCATCGAGGCCCGCGACGCGGAGCTGGCGGTGACCCTGATGATGCATCACATGGATCACATCGACAGCAAGCTCAACCTCGACGAAGAAAGCGCTTCGGACGACCTGCACGCGGTGTTCTCGCACCTGCTGCAAACCAAGAAGCCGGGCCGTTCTCCCGCCAAGCTGTAA
- the guaD gene encoding guanine deaminase codes for MPLTRKAYRAAILHSIADPAEVGIEASYEYFEDGLLVVDNGQISALGHASELLASLPADTEITHYQDALITPGFIDTHIHLPQTGMVGAYGEQLLDWLNTYTFPCESQFADQAHAEEVAEIFIKELLHNGTTTALVFGSVHPQSVNAFFEAAEKLDLRMIAGKVMMDRNAPDYLTDTAESSYLESKALIERWHGKGRLHYAVTPRFAPTSTPEQLTLAGQLLGEYPDLYMQTHISENLQEVEWVKELFPERKGYLDVYDHYQLLGERSVFAHGVHLCDDECARLAQTGSAVAFCPTSNLFLGSGLFNLPMAEKHKLNVGLGTDVGGGTSFSLLQTLNEAYKVMQLQGARLSPFKSLYLATLGGARALRLEERIGTLQPGTDADFLVLDYNATPLLSYRLKQSKSIAETLFVLMTLGDDRTVAQTYAAGNLVHQR; via the coding sequence ATGCCTCTGACTCGCAAAGCCTACCGTGCCGCCATCCTGCACAGCATCGCCGACCCCGCCGAGGTCGGCATCGAAGCCTCTTACGAGTACTTCGAGGATGGCTTGCTGGTGGTCGACAACGGCCAGATCAGTGCCCTCGGCCATGCCAGCGAATTGCTCGCCAGCCTGCCCGCCGATACCGAGATCACTCACTACCAGGATGCGCTGATCACGCCCGGTTTTATCGACACCCATATCCACCTGCCGCAGACCGGCATGGTCGGGGCCTATGGCGAGCAGTTGCTGGACTGGCTCAACACCTACACCTTCCCTTGCGAAAGCCAGTTCGCCGACCAAGCCCATGCCGAGGAAGTGGCGGAGATTTTCATCAAGGAACTGCTGCACAACGGCACCACCACCGCCCTGGTCTTCGGCAGCGTGCATCCGCAATCGGTGAATGCCTTTTTCGAAGCGGCCGAGAAGCTCGACCTGCGGATGATCGCCGGCAAGGTGATGATGGACCGCAACGCCCCGGACTACCTGACCGACACCGCCGAATCCAGCTACCTGGAAAGCAAGGCGCTGATCGAGCGCTGGCACGGCAAGGGTCGCCTGCACTACGCGGTGACACCACGTTTCGCCCCGACCAGCACCCCGGAACAACTGACCCTCGCCGGGCAGCTACTCGGTGAATACCCCGACCTGTATATGCAGACCCACATCAGCGAAAACCTGCAGGAAGTCGAATGGGTCAAGGAACTGTTCCCGGAGCGCAAGGGTTACCTGGATGTGTACGACCACTACCAGTTGCTGGGCGAACGCTCGGTGTTCGCCCACGGCGTGCACCTGTGTGACGACGAATGCGCGCGCCTGGCGCAGACCGGTTCGGCCGTGGCCTTCTGCCCGACCTCGAACCTGTTCCTCGGCAGTGGCCTGTTCAACCTGCCGATGGCCGAGAAGCACAAACTGAATGTCGGCCTGGGTACCGACGTTGGCGGCGGTACCAGCTTCTCGCTGCTGCAGACTCTGAACGAGGCCTACAAGGTCATGCAGTTGCAGGGCGCGCGCCTGAGCCCGTTCAAGTCGCTGTACCTGGCCACCCTCGGCGGCGCGCGCGCACTGCGCCTGGAAGAGCGGATCGGCACCCTGCAGCCGGGCACCGATGCCGACTTCCTGGTGCTCGACTACAACGCCACGCCGCTGCTGAGCTATCGCCTGAAGCAGTCCAAGAGCATCGCCGAGACCCTGTTCGTGCTGATGACCCTGGGCGACGACCGCACCGTGGCGCAGACCTATGCCGCGGGCAATCTGGTGCACCAGCGCTAA
- the xdhC gene encoding xanthine dehydrogenase accessory protein XdhC, with protein MYNWISALADLQTRGEPCVLVTIIEELGSTPRNAGSKMVISATQSFDTIGGGHLEYKAMQIAREMLASGKQDTHLERFSLGASLGQCCGGVTVLLFEPMGQVQAQIAVFGAGHVGRALVPLLASLPCKVRWIDSREQEFPEQLPQGVRKIVSEEPIDEIDDLPAGSYCIVMTHNHQLDLELTAAILKRNDFAYFGLIGSKTKRVKFEHRLRERGFDNSVLQRMRCPMGLGEVKGKLPVEIAISIAGEIIATYNANFGQHSARAEPIAKLLPASRRSHASH; from the coding sequence ATGTACAACTGGATCAGCGCCCTCGCCGACCTGCAAACCCGCGGTGAACCCTGCGTGCTGGTGACCATCATCGAAGAGCTGGGTTCGACGCCACGCAATGCCGGCTCGAAGATGGTCATCAGCGCCACCCAGAGTTTCGACACCATCGGCGGTGGCCACCTGGAATACAAGGCCATGCAGATCGCCCGCGAAATGCTCGCCAGCGGCAAGCAGGATACCCACCTGGAGCGCTTCAGCCTGGGCGCCAGCCTCGGCCAGTGCTGCGGCGGCGTGACCGTGTTGCTGTTCGAACCCATGGGCCAGGTCCAGGCGCAGATCGCCGTCTTCGGCGCCGGCCATGTCGGCCGCGCCCTGGTGCCGCTGCTGGCCAGCCTGCCGTGCAAGGTGCGCTGGATCGACTCGCGGGAACAGGAATTCCCCGAGCAGCTCCCCCAGGGCGTGCGCAAGATCGTCAGCGAAGAGCCCATCGATGAAATCGACGACCTGCCCGCCGGCAGCTACTGCATCGTCATGACCCACAATCACCAGCTCGACCTGGAGCTCACCGCCGCGATCCTCAAGCGCAACGACTTCGCCTACTTCGGCCTGATCGGCTCGAAGACCAAGCGGGTGAAGTTCGAACACCGCCTGCGCGAGCGCGGCTTCGACAACAGCGTGCTGCAACGCATGCGCTGCCCGATGGGGCTCGGCGAAGTCAAAGGCAAGTTGCCTGTGGAAATCGCCATCTCCATCGCCGGCGAAATCATCGCCACCTATAACGCCAATTTCGGCCAGCACAGTGCCCGCGCCGAACCCATTGCCAAGCTGCTGCCGGCCTCGCGCCGCAGCCATGCCTCCCATTAA
- the xdhB gene encoding xanthine dehydrogenase molybdopterin binding subunit, with product MSNHHKVEKTQAELSALFQQDLTTGVGRSVKHDSAAKHVSGEAVYIDDRLEFPNQLHVYARLSDRAHAKILSIDTAPCYAFDGVRIVITHKDIPGLKDIGPLLPGDPLLAIDDVQFVGQPVLAVAARDLETARKAAMAAVIEYEDLEPVLDVVEALRKRHFVLDSHTHQRGNSAKALASAQHRLQGTLHIGGQEHFYLETQISSVMPTEDGGMIVYCSTQNPTEVQKLVAEVLDVSMNKIVVDMRRMGGGFGGKETQAASPACLCAVIAHLTGQPTKMRLPRVEDMLMTGKRHPFYIEYDVGFDSTGRLHGIQLELAGNCGCSPDLSASIVDRAMFHADNSYYLGDATINGHRCKTNTASNTAYRGFGGPQGMVAIEEVMDAIARHLALDPLAVRKANYYGKTERNVTHYYQIVEHNMLEEMTAELEASSQYAERREAIRRYNANSPVLKKGLALTPVKFGISFTASFLNQAGALVHVYTDGSIHLNHGGTEMGQGLNTKVAQVVAEVFQVEIDRVQITATNTDKVPNTSPTAASSGADLNGKAAQNAAETIKKRLVEFAARQYKVSEEDVEFHNGHVRVRDQILSFEELIQQAYFAQVSLSSTGFYKTPKIYYDRAQARGRPFYYFAYGAACAEVIVDTLTGEYKMLRTDILHDVGASLNPAIDIGQVEGGFIQGMGWLTMEELVWNAKGKLMTNGPASYKIPAVADMPLDLRVKLVENRKNPEDTVFHSKAVGEPPFMLGIAVWCAIKDAVASLGDYRHQPRIDAPATPERVLWGCEQMRQLKVTKAVEAESELAPL from the coding sequence ATGTCTAATCATCACAAAGTCGAGAAGACTCAAGCCGAACTGAGCGCCCTGTTTCAGCAGGACCTGACCACCGGCGTCGGGCGCAGCGTCAAGCACGACAGCGCCGCCAAGCATGTGTCCGGCGAAGCGGTGTACATCGATGACCGGCTGGAATTCCCCAACCAACTGCATGTGTACGCGCGCCTTTCGGACCGTGCCCACGCGAAGATCCTCAGCATCGACACCGCACCCTGCTACGCCTTCGACGGTGTGCGTATCGTCATCACCCACAAGGACATTCCGGGGCTGAAAGACATCGGCCCGCTACTGCCCGGCGACCCGCTGCTGGCCATCGACGATGTGCAGTTCGTCGGCCAGCCGGTGCTGGCGGTGGCCGCCCGCGATCTGGAAACCGCACGCAAGGCGGCGATGGCCGCGGTCATCGAATACGAGGACCTGGAGCCGGTGCTGGACGTGGTCGAAGCCTTGCGCAAACGCCATTTCGTCCTCGACAGCCACACCCACCAGCGCGGCAACTCGGCCAAGGCCCTGGCCAGCGCCCAGCATCGCCTGCAGGGCACGCTGCACATCGGCGGCCAGGAACACTTCTACCTGGAGACCCAGATCTCCTCGGTGATGCCCACCGAAGACGGCGGCATGATCGTCTACTGCTCGACCCAGAACCCCACCGAAGTGCAGAAGCTGGTGGCCGAGGTGCTGGACGTGTCGATGAACAAGATCGTGGTCGACATGCGCCGCATGGGCGGGGGTTTCGGCGGCAAGGAAACCCAGGCCGCCAGCCCTGCATGCCTGTGCGCGGTGATCGCGCACCTCACCGGCCAGCCGACCAAGATGCGCCTGCCGCGGGTCGAAGACATGCTGATGACCGGCAAGCGCCACCCCTTCTATATCGAGTACGACGTCGGCTTCGACAGCACCGGGCGCCTGCACGGCATCCAGCTGGAGCTGGCCGGCAACTGCGGTTGCTCGCCGGACCTGTCGGCCTCGATCGTCGACCGGGCGATGTTCCACGCCGACAACTCCTACTACCTGGGCGACGCCACCATCAACGGCCATCGCTGCAAGACCAACACCGCGTCGAACACCGCCTACCGCGGCTTCGGCGGCCCGCAAGGCATGGTCGCCATCGAGGAAGTGATGGACGCCATCGCCCGCCATCTGGCCCTCGACCCGCTGGCGGTGCGCAAGGCCAACTACTACGGCAAGACCGAACGCAACGTCACCCACTACTACCAGATCGTCGAGCACAACATGCTCGAAGAGATGACCGCCGAGCTGGAAGCCAGCAGCCAGTACGCCGAGCGTCGCGAAGCGATCCGCCGCTACAACGCCAATAGCCCGGTCCTGAAAAAGGGCCTGGCGCTGACCCCGGTGAAATTCGGCATTTCCTTCACCGCCAGCTTCCTCAACCAGGCCGGCGCGCTGGTGCATGTCTACACCGACGGCAGCATCCACCTGAACCACGGCGGCACGGAAATGGGCCAGGGCCTGAACACCAAGGTGGCGCAGGTGGTGGCCGAGGTGTTCCAGGTGGAAATCGACCGGGTGCAAATCACCGCGACCAACACCGACAAGGTGCCCAACACCTCGCCGACCGCCGCCTCCAGCGGCGCCGACCTGAACGGCAAGGCCGCGCAGAATGCCGCCGAGACCATCAAGAAACGCCTGGTGGAATTTGCCGCCCGGCAGTACAAGGTCAGCGAGGAAGATGTGGAATTCCACAACGGCCATGTGCGGGTCCGCGACCAGATCCTGAGCTTCGAGGAACTGATCCAGCAGGCCTATTTCGCCCAGGTCTCGCTGTCCAGCACCGGCTTCTACAAGACCCCGAAAATCTACTACGACCGTGCCCAGGCCCGTGGCCGGCCGTTCTACTACTTCGCCTACGGCGCCGCCTGCGCCGAGGTGATAGTCGACACCCTGACCGGCGAGTACAAGATGCTGCGCACCGACATCCTGCATGACGTCGGCGCCTCGCTGAACCCGGCCATCGACATTGGCCAGGTGGAAGGCGGTTTTATCCAGGGCATGGGCTGGCTGACCATGGAAGAGCTGGTGTGGAACGCCAAGGGCAAATTGATGACCAACGGCCCGGCCAGCTACAAGATTCCCGCAGTGGCCGACATGCCGCTGGACCTGCGGGTCAAGCTGGTGGAAAACCGCAAGAACCCGGAAGACACGGTGTTCCATTCCAAGGCCGTGGGCGAGCCGCCCTTCATGCTCGGCATCGCCGTCTGGTGCGCGATCAAGGACGCCGTGGCCAGCCTTGGCGATTACCGGCACCAGCCAAGGATCGACGCGCCGGCCACGCCGGAGCGGGTGTTGTGGGGCTGCGAGCAGATGCGCCAGTTGAAGGTGACGAAGGCCGTCGAGGCCGAGTCTGAACTGGCGCCGCTCTAG
- the xdhA gene encoding xanthine dehydrogenase small subunit, which produces MIQFLLNQELRSEHSLDPNLTVLNYLREHLGKPGTKEGCASGDCGACTVVVGELHTDDTGAEHIRYRSLNSCLTFVSSLHGKQLISVEDLKHQGQLHSVQKAMVECHGSQCGFCTPGFVMSLFALQKNSAQPDSHKAHEALAGNLCRCTGYRPILAAAEQACCGKQPDQFDAREAETIARLKAIAPSETGELNSGDKRCLVPLTVSDLADLYDAHPQARLLAGGTDLALEVTQFHRPLPVMIYVGNVAEMKRIERFDDRLEIGAATALSDCYDVLKAEYPDFGELLQRFASLQIRNQGTLGGNIGNASPIGDSPPLLIALGAQIVLCKGNTRRTLALEDYFIDYRVTARQESEFIEKIIVPRASARQLFRAYKVSKRLDDDISAVCAAFNLRIENGVVADARVAFGGMAATPKRAKHCEAALLGAPWSEATVERACAALGEDFTPLSDFRASKEYRLLSAQNLLRKYFIELQTPHIETRVTAYV; this is translated from the coding sequence GTGATCCAGTTTTTACTCAACCAGGAACTCCGTAGCGAGCACAGCCTGGACCCGAATCTGACGGTGCTCAACTATCTACGCGAGCACCTGGGCAAGCCCGGCACCAAAGAAGGCTGCGCCAGTGGCGACTGTGGCGCCTGCACCGTGGTGGTCGGCGAATTGCACACCGACGACACGGGTGCGGAGCACATCCGTTATCGCAGCCTCAACTCGTGCCTGACCTTCGTCTCGTCGCTGCACGGCAAGCAGTTGATCAGCGTCGAAGACCTCAAGCACCAAGGCCAGTTGCACAGCGTGCAGAAGGCCATGGTCGAGTGCCACGGCTCGCAGTGCGGCTTCTGCACGCCGGGCTTTGTCATGTCGCTGTTCGCCCTGCAGAAGAACTCCGCACAACCCGACTCGCACAAGGCCCATGAAGCCCTGGCCGGCAACCTGTGCCGCTGCACCGGCTACCGCCCGATCCTCGCCGCTGCCGAGCAGGCCTGTTGCGGCAAGCAGCCGGACCAGTTCGACGCCCGCGAAGCCGAGACCATCGCGCGCCTGAAAGCCATCGCCCCCAGCGAGACCGGCGAGCTGAACAGTGGCGACAAACGTTGCCTGGTGCCGCTGACCGTGTCTGACCTGGCCGACCTGTATGACGCCCACCCACAAGCCCGGCTGCTGGCCGGCGGCACCGACCTGGCGCTGGAAGTCACCCAGTTCCACCGCCCGCTACCGGTGATGATTTACGTCGGCAATGTCGCCGAGATGAAACGCATCGAGCGCTTCGACGACCGCCTGGAAATCGGCGCCGCCACTGCCCTCTCCGATTGCTATGACGTCCTCAAGGCCGAGTACCCGGACTTCGGCGAACTGCTGCAACGCTTCGCCTCGCTGCAGATCCGCAATCAGGGCACCCTGGGCGGCAACATCGGAAACGCCTCGCCCATTGGCGACTCGCCACCCTTGCTGATCGCCCTGGGCGCGCAGATCGTCCTGTGCAAAGGCAACACCCGCCGCACCCTGGCCCTGGAAGACTATTTCATCGACTACCGCGTCACCGCGCGCCAGGAAAGCGAGTTCATCGAGAAGATCATCGTGCCGCGGGCCAGTGCCCGGCAACTGTTCCGCGCCTACAAGGTGTCCAAGCGCCTGGACGACGATATTTCCGCGGTCTGCGCGGCCTTCAACCTGCGCATCGAAAACGGTGTGGTCGCCGACGCCCGCGTGGCCTTCGGCGGCATGGCCGCCACCCCGAAACGCGCCAAGCACTGTGAAGCCGCGCTGCTCGGCGCGCCCTGGAGCGAGGCCACCGTCGAACGTGCCTGCGCCGCCCTGGGCGAGGACTTCACCCCGCTTTCGGACTTCCGCGCCAGCAAGGAATACCGCCTGCTCAGCGCCCAGAACCTGCTGCGCAAATACTTTATCGAACTGCAAACACCGCACATCGAGACCCGGGTGACCGCTTATGTCTAA
- a CDS encoding GntR family transcriptional regulator translates to MTFKAPDSLAEQIAHHLAERIIRGELKPGERIQEQKVTLALNVSRGSVREALLILERRHLIAILPRRGAHVTELTPHKVQSLCTLMSELYILLGNSVANGWELQADMAPFLQIQQRLIAAYERQDIRSFVEDSFNVMRAAYPFANNPYLQETVENLQPAMSRAYFLALEQRKAEMSEFLDLFEQLLAAVLARDLSTIRLVLTAYARRSCDLVVAALTVA, encoded by the coding sequence ATGACGTTCAAGGCGCCGGACAGCCTCGCCGAGCAAATCGCTCACCACCTCGCCGAACGCATCATTCGCGGCGAGCTCAAGCCTGGGGAGCGCATTCAGGAACAGAAGGTCACGCTGGCCCTCAACGTCAGCCGCGGCTCGGTCCGCGAGGCCCTGCTGATCCTCGAACGCCGCCACCTGATCGCCATCCTGCCGCGTCGTGGCGCCCATGTGACCGAACTCACTCCGCACAAGGTGCAGAGCCTGTGCACCCTGATGAGCGAGCTGTACATCCTGCTGGGCAACTCGGTGGCCAATGGCTGGGAGCTGCAAGCCGACATGGCGCCGTTCCTGCAGATCCAGCAACGGCTGATCGCCGCCTACGAGCGCCAGGACATCCGCAGCTTCGTCGAAGACAGCTTCAACGTGATGCGCGCCGCCTATCCGTTCGCCAACAACCCATACCTGCAGGAAACCGTCGAGAACCTGCAGCCGGCGATGAGCCGTGCCTATTTCCTGGCCCTGGAGCAGCGCAAGGCGGAAATGAGCGAATTCCTCGACCTGTTCGAGCAACTGCTGGCCGCCGTGCTGGCCCGTGACCTGTCGACGATCCGCCTGGTGTTGACGGCCTATGCCCGGCGCAGTTGCGACCTGGTAGTCGCCGCCTTGACGGTTGCCTGA